The following proteins are co-located in the Polystyrenella longa genome:
- a CDS encoding outer membrane protein assembly factor BamB family protein: MSRVTVSFCVLLSLSLFQGSVFSEDWPTWRNNSGRTAVSVQGLEGELHLQWSRELPEINPAFDNPRLQFDGRYEPVIKKDTIVLASSVEDTVTAYDLKTGQEKWSFFTNGPNRLAPVLWGDRVLFGSDDGYFYCLSLQTGELQWKKQVALSDRKLLANERLTSVWPVRGGAVVDDGTVYLAAGVWPFEGIVATALSVETGEVIWQNDRLGYLYGDHPHQTVAMGGLAPQGYLLINDDELVIPCSAAYPARLNKETGELIEFALPKVSRYPGGWFSSLDPESAKAVRRGTVSFDEVINQQRHEDKQQFGTGDGNLHRQITAAEEVISFDKPDHGIAGPVQNLVPVNDYAVVVTEGGQLCVYGTENRKPVQFPLAIAKANSTSIVKSDDEHPLDAETRRVIESLHTSSGYALSVGSPDAASLDMLLEKTDLKLIVLENDTNQATKLRQHLQAAGHYGSRGVVWLLETGKAGLPPYWAELVYARSQSDLERVLGANGELNLDSFVNSVRPYGGQLHFAEGIKEDTFRSTLMQTLYSEWGDEALASKANSTATFSRVGPLPGSQDYQTDWELNQDELVRFPVGVLWFNDLVKNFKRSPQPSFEKGVMVSRGKSWLSERDRSDYTVDFPLFPPSFSDVYTGRLFEESEAQEARAKHTVNKEEASEPTQYRPPYQKDAWHPAKPEQGTRINPLSGKEEKRDFPKNYGCDGGVDYGFLFTMRSGTPAFYDKTLESGTMFLSGPRSGCTNSIIPANGLLNVPYFYEGCTCSYPLPTSMALYAVPETHEQWAVWGESEPESIQRIGINFGAPGARMTREGTLWLNFPSLGEPSPKLTANTSPATVDYSYRHSLRIDSSEKWPWVDGSAAIGLSEFKLEKLKPGTYTVRLYFCDLPIRESGARVQTISVQGEPVLNSFDIVAEAAGDNRGIVKSFDGITVGEDFLLELVSEQGETMINGLELIRTGD, encoded by the coding sequence ATGAGTCGAGTAACGGTTTCGTTTTGTGTTCTTTTGAGTCTTTCTCTTTTTCAGGGCTCCGTCTTCTCCGAAGACTGGCCAACGTGGCGAAACAACTCCGGGCGGACCGCTGTATCGGTTCAAGGCCTGGAGGGCGAACTGCATTTGCAGTGGTCGCGAGAGTTGCCCGAGATCAATCCGGCGTTTGATAATCCGCGACTACAGTTCGACGGTCGATACGAACCGGTGATCAAGAAGGACACGATCGTCCTGGCCTCGTCTGTTGAAGATACCGTCACAGCATATGACCTGAAGACTGGACAGGAAAAATGGTCCTTCTTCACGAACGGCCCCAATCGACTGGCGCCGGTTCTCTGGGGTGATCGAGTTCTCTTCGGATCGGACGATGGTTACTTTTACTGCCTCAGTCTGCAGACGGGCGAACTTCAATGGAAGAAACAGGTCGCGTTAAGTGACCGAAAGCTATTGGCAAACGAACGGCTGACTTCCGTTTGGCCAGTCCGCGGTGGTGCTGTTGTCGATGATGGAACAGTCTACCTTGCCGCGGGTGTCTGGCCATTTGAAGGAATTGTGGCCACGGCTCTTTCGGTAGAGACAGGTGAAGTGATCTGGCAGAATGATCGACTTGGATATCTGTATGGCGACCATCCTCACCAAACAGTCGCCATGGGTGGCCTGGCCCCACAAGGGTATCTGTTAATCAATGATGACGAGCTGGTCATCCCCTGCTCCGCCGCCTACCCGGCTCGTTTGAATAAAGAGACCGGCGAATTGATAGAATTTGCACTGCCGAAAGTGTCGCGATATCCGGGCGGTTGGTTTTCGTCACTCGATCCTGAATCGGCGAAGGCTGTCCGGCGTGGAACAGTCAGTTTTGATGAAGTGATTAACCAACAGCGTCACGAAGACAAACAGCAATTCGGCACCGGCGACGGAAACCTGCATCGCCAGATTACGGCCGCCGAAGAAGTTATTAGTTTTGACAAACCGGATCATGGGATTGCGGGACCAGTTCAGAATCTAGTGCCGGTAAACGATTATGCCGTTGTGGTTACTGAGGGTGGGCAACTGTGTGTGTATGGAACCGAAAACCGAAAGCCGGTTCAATTTCCATTGGCGATCGCAAAAGCAAATTCGACTTCGATTGTGAAAAGTGACGACGAACATCCACTGGATGCAGAAACACGACGAGTTATTGAATCGCTGCATACATCATCTGGATATGCGTTATCGGTCGGGAGTCCGGATGCCGCCAGTTTGGACATGCTTCTGGAAAAGACGGACTTGAAGTTGATTGTTCTGGAGAACGACACCAATCAAGCTACGAAGCTTCGCCAGCACCTTCAAGCAGCAGGTCACTATGGTTCGCGAGGAGTGGTTTGGCTTCTGGAGACGGGGAAAGCAGGACTTCCTCCCTATTGGGCCGAGCTGGTTTATGCTCGTAGTCAATCGGATCTGGAAAGAGTCCTCGGTGCCAATGGCGAATTGAATTTAGATTCTTTCGTCAACTCCGTACGTCCTTATGGCGGGCAACTGCATTTTGCAGAAGGGATTAAAGAGGACACGTTTCGAAGTACCCTGATGCAAACGCTCTATAGCGAATGGGGAGACGAAGCGCTCGCCAGTAAAGCGAACTCCACAGCGACATTCTCTCGGGTAGGGCCTCTGCCCGGAAGTCAGGATTACCAGACCGACTGGGAACTCAACCAGGATGAACTGGTGCGGTTCCCTGTCGGTGTGCTCTGGTTCAATGATCTCGTTAAAAATTTCAAACGGTCTCCGCAACCGTCTTTTGAGAAAGGGGTGATGGTCTCGCGCGGTAAATCCTGGTTAAGCGAACGGGACCGGTCGGACTACACTGTCGACTTTCCTTTGTTCCCACCCTCTTTTTCCGATGTCTATACCGGGCGGTTGTTTGAAGAGTCCGAGGCTCAGGAAGCCCGGGCGAAACATACGGTAAATAAGGAAGAGGCATCGGAGCCCACGCAGTATCGGCCACCGTATCAAAAGGATGCGTGGCATCCAGCGAAACCGGAACAGGGAACTCGTATCAATCCCCTGTCGGGCAAAGAAGAGAAACGCGACTTTCCGAAAAACTACGGTTGCGACGGGGGCGTCGACTATGGTTTTCTATTCACCATGCGAAGCGGAACCCCTGCTTTTTACGACAAAACGCTCGAAAGCGGGACAATGTTCCTGAGCGGTCCCCGGTCGGGTTGTACCAACAGTATCATCCCGGCAAACGGGTTACTCAACGTGCCTTACTTTTACGAAGGCTGTACCTGCAGTTACCCATTACCTACCAGCATGGCTCTCTATGCTGTGCCGGAAACGCACGAGCAGTGGGCCGTTTGGGGTGAAAGCGAACCCGAATCGATCCAGCGAATAGGGATTAACTTTGGTGCTCCCGGCGCTCGAATGACCCGAGAAGGGACACTCTGGTTGAACTTTCCAAGTCTGGGCGAGCCTTCTCCAAAGCTTACGGCGAATACTTCCCCGGCAACAGTCGACTATTCTTACCGACACAGTTTGCGAATCGATTCGAGTGAGAAATGGCCGTGGGTCGATGGCTCGGCGGCCATTGGGCTGAGTGAATTCAAACTGGAAAAACTCAAACCGGGTACCTACACCGTTCGTCTCTACTTCTGCGATCTACCAATAAGAGAATCCGGCGCACGCGTGCAAACCATCTCAGTTCAGGGGGAACCGGTGCTGAACTCATTTGATATCGTCGCCGAGGCAGCAGGCGATAATCGAGGCATCGTTAAGAGTTTCGATGGAATTACGGTAGGCGAGGATTTCCTGCTTGAGCTAGTTTCAGAACAAGGCGAAACGATGATCAATGGGTTGGAGTTAATCCGAACGGGTGACTGA
- a CDS encoding carbon storage regulator produces the protein MLVLSRKTGEKILIGDEIAVTIVRVGPNNVRLGIEAPRSMNIVREELLIELGDIQPDEPVRTEYISP, from the coding sequence ATGCTTGTGCTTTCAAGAAAAACTGGCGAGAAGATCCTGATCGGTGACGAGATCGCCGTAACCATTGTGCGGGTTGGACCCAACAATGTGCGGCTAGGTATCGAGGCACCCCGCTCTATGAATATTGTGCGGGAAGAACTGCTTATCGAGTTGGGAGATATCCAACCGGATGAACCAGTCCGGACGGAATACATCTCTCCGTAA
- a CDS encoding Gfo/Idh/MocA family protein: protein MVRIGIIGIGFMGYTHFEGAKFLKRDKITAIATRDKKKLSGNWSSIQGNFGPRAGQVDTSDLKKYEDYHDLLNDPEIDLVDICLPTELHEKVTLEALAAGKNVLVEKPISIELKSANKMVAAAEKAGKQLMVGHVLPFFPEFRFLYETARSGRLGKIRSARFHRVIAPPNWSDNIADYAKLGGWGIDLHIHDNHFIGLLCGIPQKVFSNGVMEQGLVNHLHTQYVYEDSELSVSCVSGGIAPKHLQFSHGFEVIFEEGALLFSAGTFGGEWVVDRPLTEIAKSNKPKSPKLKGGSEWCSAFTEELRTACDTISKGTAPEILSGQLALDALKICHAEAKSIESGRIISVR, encoded by the coding sequence ATGGTTCGGATCGGCATCATTGGCATCGGGTTCATGGGATACACGCACTTTGAAGGTGCGAAATTTCTCAAGCGAGATAAAATCACAGCCATTGCCACTCGCGACAAGAAAAAGCTGTCCGGGAACTGGAGCAGTATTCAGGGCAACTTTGGCCCTCGCGCCGGCCAGGTCGACACCTCCGACCTGAAAAAGTACGAGGACTACCACGATCTGCTGAACGATCCGGAGATTGACCTGGTCGATATTTGCCTTCCGACTGAATTGCACGAGAAAGTGACTTTGGAGGCATTGGCCGCTGGCAAAAATGTGCTGGTGGAGAAACCGATCTCCATTGAACTGAAGTCGGCCAATAAGATGGTTGCCGCCGCCGAGAAAGCAGGAAAGCAACTGATGGTGGGCCACGTCCTGCCGTTCTTCCCTGAATTTCGCTTTCTCTACGAGACCGCCCGCAGCGGTCGCCTCGGCAAAATTAGATCGGCCCGTTTCCACCGCGTAATTGCCCCACCAAACTGGTCGGATAATATCGCCGACTATGCCAAACTAGGCGGATGGGGAATCGACCTGCACATTCACGACAACCACTTTATCGGCCTGTTGTGTGGCATACCTCAAAAGGTCTTTTCAAACGGAGTGATGGAGCAGGGCCTCGTCAATCATCTGCACACACAATATGTCTATGAAGACTCGGAGCTTTCCGTCAGCTGCGTCAGCGGTGGTATTGCTCCGAAGCACCTGCAGTTCTCACACGGGTTTGAAGTGATCTTCGAAGAAGGGGCTCTGCTCTTTTCAGCAGGAACTTTTGGCGGGGAATGGGTGGTCGACCGCCCACTGACCGAAATCGCCAAGTCCAACAAACCGAAGTCGCCGAAACTCAAAGGGGGCAGCGAATGGTGCTCCGCCTTTACCGAGGAACTGCGGACCGCTTGCGATACGATCAGCAAGGGAACCGCTCCGGAAATCCTGTCCGGGCAACTCGCACTGGACGCCCTCAAGATCTGCCACGCGGAAGCAAAGAGCATCGAGTCAGGCCGCATTATCTCGGTCCGGTAG
- a CDS encoding THUMP-like domain-containing protein, with protein sequence MNIPADQESHEQLDLWKELRRTPEILKQLAHSTSSELRLQQDLRKDYPPHLVRTAITLHELREKGAKKFSRASEMWFDRIGLEQATPEAVAFYKASQFAERIQQDEIHDYCTGIGGDAVALASRGPVHTYDLAPLHAWQAEENAACYGFGQQLTAHTEDVTRIDHSGKWVHLDPDRRSSKTRSRTMRLEQYEPGLEFMQQLVQTARGGALKLSPASNFYGKFPGAEIELISLGGECKEATIWFGELAEPGLHRATSLPAGESLVGSPLSTLPAFDELQTYLYDPDPAVVRASLIDLLSERLGLARLDEEEEYLTSEEYVDSPFVSGFEVQEVLPNNLKLLKKYFQQHPAGQVEIKSRHLPTDATAIRKRLPLTGSDPVTLIFARVQSKAHIIVCRRV encoded by the coding sequence ATGAATATTCCCGCTGACCAAGAATCCCACGAGCAACTTGATCTGTGGAAGGAACTGAGGCGAACTCCCGAGATCCTGAAACAGCTGGCTCATTCAACGAGTAGCGAATTGCGATTGCAGCAGGATCTCCGCAAAGATTATCCTCCGCACCTGGTTCGCACGGCGATTACCCTGCACGAACTGCGTGAAAAAGGGGCTAAGAAATTTTCCCGCGCCAGTGAAATGTGGTTCGACCGGATTGGTCTCGAGCAGGCAACGCCAGAAGCAGTTGCCTTCTATAAAGCGAGCCAGTTCGCGGAACGAATCCAGCAGGACGAAATTCACGATTATTGTACGGGTATCGGCGGCGATGCCGTTGCCTTGGCGTCCCGGGGCCCAGTTCACACTTATGATCTTGCCCCCCTGCATGCATGGCAGGCAGAAGAGAACGCCGCTTGTTATGGATTTGGGCAACAATTAACGGCTCATACGGAAGATGTCACACGAATCGACCACTCCGGGAAGTGGGTCCATCTGGATCCAGATCGGCGTTCATCGAAGACGCGTTCGCGAACGATGCGGCTGGAGCAATACGAACCGGGGCTGGAGTTCATGCAGCAGCTGGTCCAGACCGCACGCGGTGGCGCCCTGAAGCTGAGCCCTGCCAGCAATTTCTATGGCAAGTTTCCTGGCGCGGAAATTGAATTGATCAGCCTGGGTGGAGAATGCAAAGAAGCGACGATCTGGTTCGGCGAACTGGCGGAACCTGGCCTCCACCGGGCGACTTCGCTTCCTGCTGGCGAAAGTCTCGTTGGCAGCCCTCTCTCCACCCTACCCGCCTTCGATGAATTACAGACTTATTTATACGATCCAGACCCGGCTGTGGTTCGAGCCAGTCTGATTGACCTCTTGAGCGAACGTCTTGGGCTCGCTCGGTTGGACGAGGAGGAGGAGTATCTGACTTCCGAAGAGTATGTCGATTCTCCATTCGTCAGTGGTTTTGAAGTTCAGGAAGTCTTGCCGAACAACCTGAAGCTGCTGAAAAAATATTTCCAGCAGCATCCGGCGGGGCAAGTAGAGATCAAAAGCCGTCATCTTCCCACCGACGCCACCGCCATTCGTAAGCGTCTGCCGCTGACGGGTTCAGATCCAGTGACATTGATCTTCGCCCGAGTGCAATCGAAAGCGCATATCATCGTTTGTCGCCGCGTTTGA
- the surE gene encoding 5'/3'-nucleotidase SurE: MNFLLTNDDGIDAEGLRALERAFAPLGKLYVIAPDQHLSGCSHTVTTDRPLDLVEHNKNQYSLTGTPADCVRVAIKHLQLPIDWVISGINHGGNLGVDVFMSGTVAAVREGVMHGIPGIAISHFRNGAVPFHWENAEKAVNRLGSELINKPIDRQSFWNINLPDSEHLKADTTYELAPLEPEPLPVSYEQRDGRLHYVWGNYVNRPRQPETDVGVCFGGKISLSLVNLQTKNASIP; encoded by the coding sequence ATGAATTTTTTACTGACGAACGACGACGGGATCGACGCGGAAGGCTTACGTGCTTTGGAGCGAGCGTTCGCACCATTGGGAAAGTTGTATGTGATCGCTCCCGACCAACATCTCTCCGGTTGCAGCCACACGGTCACGACAGATCGTCCTCTTGATTTGGTGGAACATAACAAGAATCAATATTCGTTGACGGGGACTCCTGCTGACTGTGTTCGTGTTGCGATCAAGCATTTGCAATTACCCATAGATTGGGTTATCTCCGGAATCAATCACGGAGGTAATCTGGGGGTCGATGTCTTCATGTCGGGAACAGTCGCGGCTGTTCGAGAAGGGGTTATGCACGGCATACCTGGGATTGCCATCTCTCATTTTCGAAATGGTGCCGTTCCATTTCACTGGGAGAATGCCGAAAAAGCAGTGAACCGGCTTGGTAGCGAACTGATCAACAAACCGATCGATCGGCAATCCTTCTGGAATATCAATCTGCCCGATTCCGAACATCTGAAAGCAGACACCACCTACGAACTTGCACCGTTAGAGCCGGAACCCTTACCGGTCAGTTACGAACAAAGGGATGGCCGGCTACACTACGTGTGGGGAAATTATGTCAACCGACCCCGCCAACCAGAAACAGACGTGGGTGTCTGCTTCGGTGGAAAAATTTCGTTGAGCCTCGTCAATCTGCAAACCAAGAACGCATCGATTCCGTGA
- a CDS encoding SGNH/GDSL hydrolase family protein, whose amino-acid sequence MNRLRSSSLLLMLILSITAFASQAAPAQEGAQPIVGKMELAEGDCIVFLGDSITHQCLYTQYVEDYFYTRYPNMRLQFHNAGVGGAQALDALDRFDRDVAAYNPKYVTILLGMNDGHYVPFNQPTMNLYHNGMTELLNRLDAIGATPILMTPTMYDSRAARISRPDSPEQRLEFYNSVLAYFGRWLQEQALNNGYGFVDMFTPLNDITLDQRKTDPDFTMIKDAVHPGPSGQLVMAVAILEDMQVDRLVSSINVEIDNKGTVHASMKNGELSGIKLLDDGLEFTAHAESLPLVIPEEAAEGVALTKLGHKFSRESLEIHGLESSKYKLLIDDQEIGTYTSTQLERHLELQGNANTPQYQQAAEVAAINKERNDGPVHELRAIWSLFQRYSRHLRELAANPESKEAKDLVSKAEVQLGDLEKRVADAEAKAKALEDKIFEINKPQPHVYRLIKVD is encoded by the coding sequence GTGAATAGACTCCGATCTTCTTCGCTCCTGCTGATGCTCATTTTGAGCATCACTGCTTTTGCTTCCCAGGCTGCTCCGGCACAGGAAGGTGCCCAACCGATCGTTGGAAAAATGGAACTCGCCGAGGGAGACTGCATCGTCTTTCTTGGGGACAGTATTACTCATCAATGCCTCTACACGCAGTACGTGGAAGACTATTTTTACACCCGTTATCCTAATATGCGACTGCAATTCCATAACGCCGGCGTCGGTGGTGCCCAGGCACTGGATGCTCTCGATCGATTTGATCGCGATGTCGCCGCTTATAATCCCAAGTACGTCACTATTCTGCTGGGCATGAATGACGGGCATTACGTTCCTTTCAATCAGCCCACGATGAATTTGTACCATAATGGAATGACGGAACTCCTCAATCGACTTGATGCGATTGGAGCGACTCCGATTCTGATGACTCCCACCATGTACGATTCCCGTGCCGCGCGAATCAGTCGCCCCGATTCCCCGGAGCAACGGTTGGAATTCTACAACTCTGTCCTCGCTTACTTTGGCCGCTGGTTACAGGAACAGGCTTTAAATAATGGCTACGGATTTGTGGACATGTTCACTCCGTTGAACGACATCACGCTCGATCAGCGCAAAACAGATCCTGACTTCACTATGATCAAAGATGCGGTCCACCCCGGTCCTTCAGGCCAATTGGTGATGGCAGTGGCGATTCTGGAGGACATGCAGGTTGATCGCCTCGTTTCCTCAATCAATGTCGAGATTGACAACAAAGGAACCGTTCATGCATCAATGAAAAACGGCGAACTGAGCGGTATCAAGCTACTCGACGATGGACTTGAATTTACAGCCCACGCTGAAAGCTTGCCCCTGGTCATTCCCGAAGAAGCCGCAGAAGGTGTCGCCCTGACCAAGCTGGGGCATAAATTCAGCCGAGAATCTCTCGAAATCCATGGTCTGGAATCGAGCAAATATAAGCTCTTAATTGATGACCAGGAAATCGGCACTTACACTTCAACTCAGTTAGAGCGCCATCTGGAATTGCAGGGGAATGCGAACACTCCACAGTATCAGCAGGCCGCCGAAGTCGCCGCAATCAACAAAGAGCGAAATGATGGTCCGGTACACGAACTCCGTGCGATCTGGAGTCTGTTCCAGCGATACTCTCGGCATCTGCGTGAGTTGGCCGCAAATCCAGAAAGCAAAGAAGCAAAAGATTTAGTGTCGAAGGCAGAAGTACAACTCGGCGATCTGGAAAAACGAGTTGCTGATGCCGAAGCGAAAGCAAAAGCACTCGAAGATAAGATCTTCGAAATCAATAAACCTCAGCCACACGTTTATCGCCTGATCAAAGTCGACTAA
- a CDS encoding alkaline phosphatase D family protein, whose amino-acid sequence MMRLTRLLLCALFGLFLFSITMPGIVPAEENPPTEPEPIKIDRKGGKPTIPDVPRDEVIGFALYTLHNHVLKMSVQFYPLEENESRDVVLEVDSGNGWKKITTARVDENGLATFRLQNWNDSRRYPYRLSHAGGSEYTGVIRENPIDKEEIVVAGFTGNSNSDRSPRTDVVENIKKLDPDLLFFSGDQSYDHKEHTAAWLLFGRQFGEIIKDRPTITIPDDHDVGQGNLWGEGGKVSHLPGGADGGYIMSAEYVNMVQKAQASHLPDPYDPTPIEQDISVYYTNLNWGDIDFAVIEDRKWKTGPAGLIPKQGPRPDHINNPNYDPTTVDVPEARLLGSRQLKFLHEWGQDWDQAEMKVVLSQTIFGGGAHIHGKSDSRLLADLDSNGWPQAGRARALEEIRRCFGFHLAGDQHLATVIHHGVHSWEDSGFSFCVPSIVNYYGRWWWPLEEPEGRLEGNDLPFAGQFYDGFRNKLTMHAYANPTSENFNAAGFGIVRFNKKSRQITMECWPRHVDVEDPDAKQFEGWPIVIQQEDNYARKPLGWLPELQFENATNPVVQVVDEYLDEIVYTIRINGNSWQPPVFREATYTIRFKSDGKTKSVEHIESLPLDQRDAEPLKIRF is encoded by the coding sequence ATGATGCGACTAACTCGCTTGCTGCTTTGTGCTCTCTTCGGACTGTTTCTTTTTTCGATAACAATGCCCGGAATCGTTCCGGCTGAAGAGAATCCACCGACAGAACCGGAACCAATCAAGATCGACCGCAAGGGAGGCAAACCGACGATCCCGGACGTGCCTCGTGATGAGGTGATTGGCTTCGCGCTGTACACGCTTCACAACCATGTCCTGAAGATGAGCGTTCAGTTCTATCCACTTGAGGAAAATGAATCGCGTGACGTTGTACTTGAAGTCGACAGTGGCAATGGTTGGAAAAAAATCACGACGGCCCGCGTGGACGAAAATGGGCTGGCGACGTTCCGATTACAAAACTGGAACGACAGTCGTCGTTATCCCTATCGCTTGAGCCATGCGGGAGGGAGCGAATATACCGGTGTTATTCGAGAGAACCCGATCGACAAAGAAGAAATCGTCGTCGCAGGATTTACGGGCAACTCAAATTCGGATCGTTCCCCCCGAACAGACGTCGTAGAGAACATTAAAAAACTCGATCCCGATTTGCTCTTCTTCTCCGGCGACCAAAGTTACGACCATAAAGAGCACACCGCTGCCTGGCTACTATTCGGTCGCCAGTTTGGTGAGATCATCAAGGACCGTCCGACAATTACGATCCCGGACGATCACGATGTGGGACAAGGAAATCTGTGGGGCGAAGGAGGCAAGGTTTCGCATCTTCCCGGTGGAGCGGACGGTGGATATATCATGTCGGCTGAGTACGTCAACATGGTGCAGAAAGCACAGGCCAGCCACCTGCCCGACCCGTATGATCCCACACCGATTGAGCAGGATATCTCCGTTTATTACACCAATCTAAACTGGGGTGATATCGACTTCGCGGTCATCGAAGATCGAAAATGGAAGACTGGTCCTGCTGGGCTGATTCCCAAGCAAGGACCCCGGCCGGACCATATCAACAATCCAAATTACGACCCGACTACGGTCGACGTTCCCGAGGCACGCTTGCTGGGTTCACGGCAACTGAAGTTTCTGCACGAATGGGGTCAGGACTGGGATCAGGCCGAAATGAAAGTCGTGCTTTCCCAAACAATCTTCGGTGGCGGCGCTCATATTCACGGAAAGAGTGATTCCCGATTACTCGCGGATCTCGATTCCAATGGTTGGCCACAAGCGGGTCGCGCGCGAGCACTGGAAGAGATTCGTCGCTGCTTCGGATTTCACCTTGCGGGTGATCAGCACTTGGCGACGGTGATTCATCATGGTGTCCACAGTTGGGAAGATTCTGGTTTCTCGTTCTGTGTCCCCTCGATCGTCAACTACTATGGCCGCTGGTGGTGGCCACTGGAAGAACCGGAAGGACGCCTGGAAGGAAACGACCTTCCCTTCGCAGGACAATTTTATGACGGATTTCGCAACAAGTTAACGATGCACGCCTACGCCAATCCGACCTCGGAAAACTTTAATGCCGCTGGTTTTGGCATTGTCCGTTTCAACAAGAAGTCTCGTCAGATCACGATGGAATGCTGGCCAAGACATGTTGATGTCGAAGACCCGGATGCGAAGCAATTTGAAGGTTGGCCGATTGTCATTCAGCAGGAAGATAACTATGCCCGCAAGCCACTCGGTTGGTTGCCCGAACTACAATTTGAAAATGCAACAAATCCCGTTGTGCAAGTCGTTGATGAATACCTTGATGAAATCGTTTACACGATCCGAATCAACGGCAACAGCTGGCAGCCTCCCGTCTTTCGAGAAGCGACCTATACGATACGTTTCAAATCAGACGGAAAGACCAAGTCAGTCGAGCACATCGAGAGTCTCCCTCTCGATCAGCGTGATGCCGAACCGCTAAAAATTCGATTCTAA